In one Rutidosis leptorrhynchoides isolate AG116_Rl617_1_P2 chromosome 8, CSIRO_AGI_Rlap_v1, whole genome shotgun sequence genomic region, the following are encoded:
- the LOC139861405 gene encoding uncharacterized protein isoform X3, with the protein MWIQSWEKQIKMTVAMMLKSHWMTCLIQTYVKTLILRTASKVENNNDMKNKESSEECNNVPCKLLKKRSVLFSKPSKNNTGNVLDCHLEWLVQWSGLNDDQATWVSENSSVLNSAESQNLIQEYEKHHALSDDKIEDVRVKLPTVPAGYPPGMDDIHLSYVMNLHDAWKNGPSSIIFDDQDRIIRIVLFIFSLKDVNHPFLLITTSDSVSQWEDMFIKIASCNAFKVSLEDTDMNKSFRLLQVQNEDGQLIFQLLLYNVNLFAKDINVLKSIKFEAVIIDECQSSDISSRFSYIKNLSTYKRLFVFCSSLGVSMTSYHDVLLLLDCDVIPKTDLDDVSKLKEALSNVIAYECKRSSSRFVEYWVPVQISNVQLEQYCCTLLSNAMALSSCSKSDSVGVLHDILVTNRKCCDHPYIVDPSLQESLTKDLGLSEITDVVVKGKKILDVGIKASGKLQFLDAILPVFRKRKRRVLILFQPISGSGKESVSIGDILDDFIRQRFGQDSYERVDGVGIVPSKKQAALNNFNNKEMGRFIFLLEYRACLPSIKLSSIDAVIVFDSEWNPANDIRALQKIAIDSRLEQIMIFRLYTPSTLEEKILKLAEDNNVTIDSKTNISKSISESLLMWDAKYLFNKLDEFHSGPGLDTRSKERWLNELMEDFVNLISSNSKKKDALKLIVAKVQPVCGVYGKNVPVKSQSQPDEELPHAFWKRLLTGRDQCWRYLSRSTSRQRKRTQQYESPKKTYIVNDDVGRKRKKTATNVVESVSPKPVIEEGEIVCTYVVNDDVGRKRKKTATNVVESVSPKPVIEEGNSGVVPQKGSKSGDEICNEMSFGDQLKEKISKLCEVLGMSKDVKILVEKFLKYVIDNYHVNKEPTSTVEAFLISLSWIGSEILKQKLDRSQSVALAKQHLNYSCKEEVANSVYLKLEPAKEMFLSQMKTDSSTELENPKSPKSPKCPKSPFNQNDAECGGVIIHTDQDGTHNSNNTDSSCADVLKETVASVQVQPLVSPVSGQQVVSDLEIHNECIQDNAVQTLEEHIHANAEDTQQQTDSNSADKVPEPSQNPNTPFQVLESSAKVPDRANGSKSNVLNGQGSGNHNQQGVTRKSNSNQPLQAEVEKLNELKDAVVKCHETIKEKLQSEYDKELAEVIVQLNKKYEAKIQDADMAFQLKKKEVDICYNRAIINKVLADMYRSKCQDMTPFKPAEIQMIKSGGMRYPSESRMQPSLQRPVGVSGSQPPLQIVHRSSQLFSSPPNRPPYNTTPLTMPTRPPFSVISTSTPTGPLSTTATTSMPSRAPSTAILTCSPSITPPSVAISTSTPSRPPPYTTIPTSSTLSRPPPSTTISASTPSRPPPSTTISTITLSRPPPSTTIPASTPSRPPLSTAIPTSTPSRPPLSTAIPTSTPSRPPSSTAIPTSTPNRPPSSTTIPTSTPNSPPSSTSIPTSTPSIPPSTVIPTSTPIRPPSTVIPTSTPTIPPSTTIPTSTPSRPPSTLNRPPLDINSITTTISNRTPRAPSEIRAPAPHIRPFSSQRMISSTLPMSQSPVQTPLQTPPSLTTNLHDHPNQSSSQPPSSTPVPQPVSLFTTSSAHFHASLPPMPSVTISHTGLYNAHADILNQPALNLLMDMDRQAGLHQSNTFSSLTNFLDPTDSSKEDRGNDFVCLSDDD; encoded by the exons ATGTGGATACAGAGCTGGGAAAAACAGATAAAGATGACAGTGGCGATGATGTTAAAGAGTCATTGGATGACATGTCTAATACAGACTTATGTGAAAACTCTGATTTTAAG GACAGCATCTAAAGTAGAAAACAATAATGATATGAAGAACAAGGAATCAAGTGAAGAATGTAATAATGTACCATGTAAATTGTTGAAGAAAAGATCAGTATTGTTTTCGAAGCCAAGCAAGAACAATACGGGTAATGTCTTGGATTGCCACCTGGAGTGGCTTGTGCAATGGTCAGGCCTTAATGATGATCAAGCTACATGGGTATCAGAGAATAGTTCGGTCTTAAACTCAGCTGAAAGTCAGAATCTCATACAAGAGTATGAAAAGCATCATGCTTTATCAGATGATAAG ATTGAGGATGTGCGGGTCAAACTTCCGACTGTTCCTGCTGGCTACCCACCTGGAATGGATGATATTCATCTAAGCTATGTTATGAACTTGCACGATGCATGGAAAAACGGTCCAAGCAGCATAATTTTCGATGACCAG GATCGGATAATCAGGATTGTTCTATTCATCTTCTCGTTAAAAGATGTGAATCATCCTTTCTTACTTATCACAACATCTGATTCTGTGTCACAATGGGAAGATATGTTTATAAAGATAGCATCTTGTAACGCCTTTAAAGTTTCCCTTGAGGACACAGATATGAACAAAAGTTTCCGATTGCTTCAAGTTCAAAACGAAGATGGTcaattaatattccaattactcCTTTATAATGTAAATTTGTTTGCTAAG GACATAAATGTGTTGAAATCGATAAAGTTTGAAGCAGTTATAATAGATGAATGCCAAAGTTCAGATATTTCGTCTCGTTTTAGTTACATCAAGAACTTATCAACCTACAAGAGATTATTTGTGTTCTGCAGTTCATTAGGTGTAAGTATGACTAGTTACCATGATGTGCTTTTACTGCTAGATTGTGATGTCATACCCAAAACAGATTTGGATGATGTCAGCAAGCTGAAAGAAGCTTTGTCAAATGTAATTGCTTATGAATGCAAACGTAGTTCGAGTAGGTTTGTTGAATATTGGGTCCCGGTTCAGATATCAAATGTGCAGCTTGAACAGTATTGTTGTACACTACTTTCAAATGCTATGGCTCTTAGTTCATGTTCGAAAAGTGATAGCGTTGGGGTACTACATGATATTCTTGTTACTAACCGCAAG TGTTGTGATCACCCGTACATCGTCGACCCGTCTCTTCAAGAATCTCTCACCAAGGATCTCGGGCTAAGCGAAATTACAGACGTCGTCGTAAAAGGAAAAAAGATTTTAGACGTTGGCATAAAAGCAAGCGGCAAGTTACAATTTCTAGACGCGATACTTCCCGTTTTTAGAAAACGAAAACGTCGAGTACTTATTCTTTTTCAACCTATAAGTGGGTCCGGAAAAGAATCCGTATCAATCGGAGACATATTAGACGATTTCATCCGCCAAAGATTCGGTCAAGATTCTTATGAGCGTGTTGACGGAGTCGGAATCGTCCCGTCGAAAAAGCAAGCCGCTTTGAATAACTTTAACAATAAAGAAATGGGCCGGTTTATCTTTTTACTTGAATATCGCGCGTGTCTTCCAAGCATAAAGTTGTCATCAATAGACGCCGTAATCGTATTCGATAGTGAGTGGAATCCCGCTAATGATATACGCGCGTTACAAAAAATCGCAATCGATTCACGTTTGGAACAAATCATGATTTTCCGATTGTACACGCCGTCGACGCTCGAAGAAAAAATTCTTAAACTTGCGGAAGATAATAATGTAACTATCGATAGCAAAACGAATATAAGTAAAAGCATTAGCGAGTCGTTACTTATGTGGGATGCAAAATACTTGTTTAACAAACTAGACGAGTTTCATAGTGGGCCCGGTTTGGATACTCGTTCTAAAGAACGTTGGTTGAACGAATTAATGGAGGATTTTGTAAATTTGATTTCTTCCAATAGTAAGAAAAAGGATGCGTTGAAGTTGATAGTTGCAAAAGTTCAACCGGTTTGTGGAGTTTATGGTAAAAACGTTCCAgtaaaaagtcaaagtcaaccagatGAAGAATTACCACACGCGTTTTGGAAAAGATTGTTGACGGGGCGAGATCAGTGTTGGAGGTATCTATCTAGGTCAACATCGAGACAAAGGAAAAGAACACAACAGTATGAATCACCTAAAAAAACATATATTGTTAATGATGATGTTGGACGCAAACGTAAGAAGACTGCAACAAACGTCGTTGAATCCGTTTCACCAAAGCCAGTAATTGAAGAAGGTGAAATTGTTTGTACATATGTTGTTAATGATGATGTTGGACGCAAACGTAAGAAGACTGCAACAAACGTCGTTGAATCCGTTTCACCAAAGCCAGTAATTGAAGAAG GGAATTCTGGAGTTGTTCCTCAGAAAGGATCAAAATCTGGTGATGAAATCTGTAATGAAATGAGCTTTGGTGACCAACTGAAGGAAAAGATTTCTAAATTATGTGAAGTCCTAGGGATGTCG AAAGATGTGAAGATACTGGTGGAAAAGTTTCTGAAATACGTGATCGATAATTATCATGTCAACAAAGAACCCACAAGTACAGTAGAGGCCTTTTTAATATCTCTG TCTTGGATTGGTTCAGAAATATTAAAACAAAAACTCGATAGGAGTCAATCTGTTGCTCTCGCAAAACAACATTTGAATTACAGTTGCAAGGAAGAAGTTGCAAATTCCGTATACTTGAAGCTGGAACCCGCAAAGGAAATGTTCTTAAGTCAAATGAAAACAGATTCTTCAACAGAATTAGAGAATCCAAAAAGCCCAAAAAGTCCAAAATGTCCAAAAAGCCCATTTAATCAAAATGATGCTGAATGTGGCGGCGTTATCATTCATACAGACCAGGATGGGACCCACAACTCCAACAATACTGATTCTTCTTGTGCAGATGTTTTAAAGGAGACAGTAGCCTCGGTTCAGGTCCAGCCTTTAGTCTCTCCAGTTTCTGGTCAACAAGTTGTATCAGATCTG GAGATTCACAATGAATGTATACAAGATAATGCAGTTCAAACTCTAGAAGAGCATATTCATGCTAATGCAGAAGATACACAGCAACAGACGGATTCAAATTCAGCTGATAAAGTTCCAGAACCTTCCCAAAATCCCAACACACCGTTTCAGGTGTTAGAATCTAGTGCAAAAGTTCCAGATCGAGCCAATGGGTCAAAGTCAAACGTGTTGAATGGTCAAGGATCTGGTAACCATAACCAGCAGGGGGTAACAAGGAAGTCTAATTCTAATCAACCACTTCAAGCTGAAGTGGAAAAGTTGAACGAATTGAAGGATGCTGTTGTCAAATGTCACGAAACTATT AAGGAAAAGCTACAATCTGAGTATGATAAGGAATTAGCAGAGGTGATTGTTCAGTTGAATAAAAAATACGAAGCTAAAATTCAGGATGCTGACATGGCGTTTCAGTTAAAGAAGAAGGAAGTTGATATTTGTTACAATAGAGCGATTATAAATAAAGTGTTGGCTGATATGTACAGGTCCAAGTGCCAAGATATGACCCCGTTTAAGCCTGCAGAAATTCAAA TGATTAAATCAGGAGGTATGCGTTATCCGTCTGAGTCTCGCATGCAACCTTCTTTACAGCGCCCCGTTGGGGTTTCAGGGTCACAACCGCCTCTTCAAATAGTTCACCGATCATCACAACTTTTTTCATCCCCACCGAATCGACCACCATATAATACTACACCATTAACCATGCCAACCAGACCACCATTTTCCGTCATCTCCACCAGTACACCGACCGGACCACTTTCCACCACCGCCACCACCAGTATGCCTAGCCGAGCACCATCTACCGCCATCCTTACCTGTTCACCAAGCATAACACCACCATCTGTTGCCATCTCCACCAGTACACCAAGCAGACCGCCACCATATACCACCATCCCCACTAGTAGTACACTAAGCAGACCTCCGCCATCTACCACCATCTCCGCCAGTACACCAAGCAGACCGCCACCATCCACCACCATCTCCACTATTACACTAAGCAGACCGCCGCCATCTACCACCATTCCCGCTAGTACACCAAGTAGACCACCATTGTCTACCGCCATCCCCACCAGTACACCAAGTAGACCACCATTATCTACCGCCATCCCCACCAGTACACCAAGCAGACCACCATCATCTACTGCCATCCCCACCAGTACACCAAACAGACCACCATCATCTACCACCATCCCCACCAGTACACCAAACAGTCCACCATCGTCTACCTCCATCCCCACCAGCACACCAAGCATACCACCATCTACTGTCATCCCCACCAGTACACCAATCAGACCACCATCTACTGTCATCCCCACTAGCACACCAACCATACCACCATCTACCACCATCCCCACCAGTACACCGAGTAGGCCACCATCTACACTGAACAGACCACCACTGGATATCAACTCCATCACCACCACCATTTCCAACCGGACCCCACGAGCACCTAGTGAAATACGTGCCCCCGCTCCACATATTCGACCTTTTTCATCTCAAAGAATGATATCCAGCACCTTGCCAATGTCTCAGTCCCCAGTTCAAACGCCATTACAAACACCACCATCTTTAACTACAAATcttcatgaccatcctaatcagaGTTCATCTCAGCCACCATCCTCGACACCAGTACCACAACCGGTTAGCTTGTTTACGACTTCATCCGCACATTTTCATGCATCACTGCCTCCAATGCCATCGGTAACCATAAGCCATACCGGACTATACAATGCGCATGCTGATATTTTGAACCAACCGGCTCTTAATTTGCTTATGGACATGGATAGACAAGCTGGTTTGCATCAGTCAAATACATTTTCGTCTCTAACTAACTTTTTGGACCCAACTGACTCTAGTAAAGAAGACCGTGGCAATGACTTTGTTTGTTTGTCAGATGATGATTAA